The nucleotide window GCGCAAAAGCCAAAGTTTCGCCCAGCGTCGACTGCCGGCGCCGGTGGTCGATGATCGGGGTTTGAGCGACAGTTTCAAATTGACCGACGAACGCCTGGACACCCTGCGTCGGCCAGGTTCCAAGATCATCCACAATAACCAGGACGGGGACATCAGCCACGTGGTGCCGCACTTCCATGTGTTGAGCAAGGAATTGCAACCACCACCCCTGGCGCCGTTGGAGCAGGCACGGGTTATCCAGCTTCCGGCCGATAATTCGATGTAGACACCGCCGACGCCATCGCGAGCAGGCTCGCTCCCACATTAAGCTGCGTTGTCGACAAGCTTGGTGTTCAACATCAATTCCTGTGGGAGCGAGCCTGCTCGCGAAGGCGATGGATCAGGCGCTTGAGAAATCCCTGATCAACCGCCACGCCTCATCCACCGGCAGCGGTTGTTTCATGCGTTGGGCCAGCGCCGCCATGGCCCGGCCTTCGTCGCAGGCCACCGCCGCGGCAACGAGGCCATCCTTGCCCAACAGGCCGATGAAGGGCGGCTGCTCGGGAGTGCCCTTGAACTGCACCTCATCCCATTGTTCGGCATGGCCGAGGTAGTCGTAGCGTTTACTGAAGTGATAGGTCCAGAAAAACGGCACGTCCAGGTAATGCTCTTCACCACCGAGCATATTCGCTGCCGCGATTCGGGCCTGTTGCTGGGCCAGGCGCCAGTGTTCGATTCGCCGGGGTTCGCCGCTGAGAGGAAATGTTGCGATATCGCCGACGGCCCATACGCCATCGGTCACGCGCATGCCGGCGTCGACGGTCAATGACTGGTCCCCTTCCTGTGGCAAATCGGCGAACGGTTCGGTGGCCGGGCGCACGCCGATGCCGACAATCACCAGGTCCGCCGCAAAGCGCTGGCCGTTATCCAGCACTACGGCCTCAACCTTGCCGGCGCCTTCGATTCGCGCCGCTTCGCCACCGGTGTGATACACCACGCCGTTGGCTCGATGCCGGGCCAGAATAGCTTGGCCGACACTGTCGCCCAACTGCGCCGCGAACGGCACGGGATGACGGGCCAGGACAGTGACGCTCAGCTGCCGTTTGCGCAGCGACGAGGCGACCTCCATGGCAATGAAACTGTCACCGATAATCACCGCCCGTTGCCCCGGCCGGGCGCTGTCGAGGATGTGCCTTGCGTGTTCCATCGAGCGCAGCACGAATACCTGGGGCAGGTCGATGCCGGGCAGGTCCGGCGTCCTGGGCGTTCCACCCGTGGCGATCAGCGTAGCGTCGTAGCCCAGCGACTGCCCATCGGCCAGGCGAATCTGGCGAGAGGTGGTATCCAGGCTCACGACCTCGCCATGAATCCGTTCGATGCGTTGCTGGGTGAAGTAAGTTTCATCCCGAAGCGCAGGTGTCTCCTCGACGCTCATGTCCCCGGCCAGCACGTATTTGCTCAGCACCGTGCGGTCATACCCGGCGTCGGTTTCGCGATCAATCAGTTGAATCCGGCCGCCGAAGCCTTTATCGCGCAATGCCGCGGCGCATGCCGTGCCGGCGGCCCCGGCACCGATGATGACGAAGGTGCGCGGGTCGTCGGCTGGGGGGATTTTCTCGGCGGGCAACGGTTGGTCATCGACCCAGATGTCGCCGTCGCGCACCTCGACGTGATAACGCTCCAGGCTGTCGAGGGCCGGCGGTTCGCACAGCGCGCCGTCTTCGGCCCGAAAGGCCGCCTTGTGCCAGGGACAGATCAGCCTGCCGTGACACACCGCACCCTTGGCCAGCGGTGCGCCGGCGTGCGGGCATTTGCCCTGGAAGGCGCGAACCTGGTCGCCCACGCGCAGCAACAGGAGGGTCGTTTCGTTGATCTTGACTTCGAGGCCGCGGTCTTCGCGTACATCCGCGAAGCGGGCGACTTGATGCAAGGGCATGGTCGGTCTCCGGCAGGCGTTTCTCATTGGAGTCGGCCGGTTGGGGCGAGGTTCAGCATAATTGTCACTGCAACCCGGGCGGCGCTGAGGCTATAGTGCGCAGGCCGTCCATGGCCTGACCCGCATAAGGTGCCCGGTATGACCCGATTGACTTCCCTCACTCCTTGGCTGGCAGCCTTCGCCCTGGTGCTGTGCGCACAAGGGGCTGTCCAGGCCGAGGAGCGCTTCACCCTCAGTATCCCCGGCGTGTCGGATAACCGTCTTTTCACTGCTGCGGCTGCCAGTGACGCCAACAGTTGCGGCGGCAAGAACATTTCTCCTGCCTTGAGCTGGAACGCTGGCCCGCCGGGTACCCTTAGCTACGCCATCGTCATGCTGGACCCGGATGGCCAAAGGGGCCAGGGCGTCGACCACTGGGTGCATTACGGCATCAAGGCCACCACGCGGCAAATACCCACGGGGGCAGGCAGCAAGACCACGCTGGAAGGCATGAGCGGTATCAACAGCAAGAATACCCACGGATATATCGGTCCTTGCCCGCCCATAGGCGACAGCGCTCATCACTACCTGATCCAGCTCTTCGCCCTGGACCTGCCACCGGATGCGTTGCCCGCGGGGCTGACCCGTGCCCAACTGATGGAAAAGATCAACGGTCACGTGTTGCGCAACAGCAGCGTTGTGCGGCGTTACCATCGCTGATCCAGGCCATGTGAACCTTATGGTCGGGGTCCAGCGCGACGGCACCCCGCCATTCCAGCAACCTGATAGTCAAATCTGCCCATGACCACCATCACCCATCCGCCAGGCGACCGGTTCAGCCGGTCCGACTACAAGACCCTGGGGCTTGCCGCCTTGGGCGGGGCGCTGGAGATCTACGATTTCATCATCTTCGTCTTCTTCGCCCTGACTCTCAGCCAGTTGTTCTTCCCACCGGAAATGCCCGACTGGCTGCGCTTGCTGCAAAGCTTCGGGATCTTCGCCACCGGCTACCTGGCGCGGCCACTGGGCGGCATCCTCATGGCGCACTTCGCGGATCGTCTGGGACGCAAGCGGGTATTCAGTCTGAGCATCCTGATGATGGCCTTGCCATGTCTGCTCATCGGCGTGATGCCGACCTACGCGCAAATCGGCTATTTCGCACCGCTGCTGCTGTTGGCGCTGCGCATCCTGCAGGGCGCGGCGGTGGGCGGTGAGGTGCCGAGCGCCTGGGTGTTCGTGGCCGAACATGCACCGCTTCACCATCGCGGCTACGCCCTGGGCTTCCTCCAGGCCGGCCTGACCTTCGGCTACTTGCTCGGCGCGTTGACCGCCACGGCGCTGGCCCGTATCTACACACCAACGGAGATCCTCGATTACGCCTGGCGCATGCCGTTCCTGCTGGGCGGGGTCTTCGGTGTCATCGGTGTCTGGCTGCGTCGCTGGCTGAGCGAAACGCCGATCTTCATGGCCTTGCAAGCCAACCGTGAAGGCGCGGCGGAACTGCCATTGCGCACGGTGCTGCGGGACCATCGACAGGCCTTGCTGCCCGCCGTCATCCTGACCTGCGTGCTGACCTCCGCCGTGGTGGTGTTCGTGGTCATTACCCCGACCGTGATGCAGAAAAGCTTCGGCATGACGCCCGGCCAGACCTTCGCCTTGAGCAGCCTGGGCATCGTCTTCCTGAACATCGGCTGTGTCCTGGCCGGCCTCATCGTCGACCGCATCGGCGCCTGGCGCAGCGTCATGCTCTACAGCCTGCTGCTGCCCCTGGGCATCTCCGTGCTCTACGCCAGCCTGATCAACGGCGGTGCCTGGCTGGGCCTGGCCTATGCCGTGGCCGGCCTGGGTTGCGGCGTGGTCGGCGCGGTGCCTTCGGTGATGGTCAACCTGTTCCCGCCGAAGATTCGCGTCTCCGGGATCTCGTTCACCTACAACATCGCCTATGCACTGTGGGCGAGTGTCACGCCGCTGGTGCTGATCGCGCTGGTGCCGTGGAGCCCGTGGGTGTGCGTGGGGTATAGCGTGGTGATGGGGGCGGTGGGCGTCGTGGCGGCGATGTTTTTTTCGCGACGCCCAGTGAAGTCGGCGCAGCCTTCATTGGCCTGTGACGCCTAGTCCTGCTCAGGCGCCTCTGCAGGTCCGGTGAACCGGCCTTCAAAGGCGTTCACGCAAGAAATCCACAAAAGCCCGGGTACGTGCCGAGCGGCGTCGGTCCTGGCTGAATACCGCGTGGATGGGCAATGCCGTCGGCTGATAATGGGTTAGCACGTTGGTCACGGTTCCCTGGCGAACGTCGGCGGCGAACAACCACTGGGGTGAAAGCGAAAGGCCTAACCCGCACAGCACCATTTCCCGGATCGCTTCGCTGCTGTTGCTGGTGACGTTGCCCTTGATCGTCACGTGATGTTGCTCGCCATG belongs to Pseudomonas sp. B21-028 and includes:
- a CDS encoding FAD-dependent oxidoreductase, which encodes MPLHQVARFADVREDRGLEVKINETTLLLLRVGDQVRAFQGKCPHAGAPLAKGAVCHGRLICPWHKAAFRAEDGALCEPPALDSLERYHVEVRDGDIWVDDQPLPAEKIPPADDPRTFVIIGAGAAGTACAAALRDKGFGGRIQLIDRETDAGYDRTVLSKYVLAGDMSVEETPALRDETYFTQQRIERIHGEVVSLDTTSRQIRLADGQSLGYDATLIATGGTPRTPDLPGIDLPQVFVLRSMEHARHILDSARPGQRAVIIGDSFIAMEVASSLRKRQLSVTVLARHPVPFAAQLGDSVGQAILARHRANGVVYHTGGEAARIEGAGKVEAVVLDNGQRFAADLVIVGIGVRPATEPFADLPQEGDQSLTVDAGMRVTDGVWAVGDIATFPLSGEPRRIEHWRLAQQQARIAAANMLGGEEHYLDVPFFWTYHFSKRYDYLGHAEQWDEVQFKGTPEQPPFIGLLGKDGLVAAAVACDEGRAMAALAQRMKQPLPVDEAWRLIRDFSSA
- a CDS encoding YbhB/YbcL family Raf kinase inhibitor-like protein produces the protein MTRLTSLTPWLAAFALVLCAQGAVQAEERFTLSIPGVSDNRLFTAAAASDANSCGGKNISPALSWNAGPPGTLSYAIVMLDPDGQRGQGVDHWVHYGIKATTRQIPTGAGSKTTLEGMSGINSKNTHGYIGPCPPIGDSAHHYLIQLFALDLPPDALPAGLTRAQLMEKINGHVLRNSSVVRRYHR
- a CDS encoding MFS transporter, with the protein product MTTITHPPGDRFSRSDYKTLGLAALGGALEIYDFIIFVFFALTLSQLFFPPEMPDWLRLLQSFGIFATGYLARPLGGILMAHFADRLGRKRVFSLSILMMALPCLLIGVMPTYAQIGYFAPLLLLALRILQGAAVGGEVPSAWVFVAEHAPLHHRGYALGFLQAGLTFGYLLGALTATALARIYTPTEILDYAWRMPFLLGGVFGVIGVWLRRWLSETPIFMALQANREGAAELPLRTVLRDHRQALLPAVILTCVLTSAVVVFVVITPTVMQKSFGMTPGQTFALSSLGIVFLNIGCVLAGLIVDRIGAWRSVMLYSLLLPLGISVLYASLINGGAWLGLAYAVAGLGCGVVGAVPSVMVNLFPPKIRVSGISFTYNIAYALWASVTPLVLIALVPWSPWVCVGYSVVMGAVGVVAAMFFSRRPVKSAQPSLACDA
- the pgaD gene encoding poly-beta-1,6-N-acetyl-D-glucosamine biosynthesis protein PgaD; translation: MKIIRTRQRPFLVLIDVFFTVLAWVGLLYLLVNGLWPLFDSHAGPRLGGTWLDTLGTLQIYGWVALVNAVILIGWARYQQRKSQSFAQRRLPAPVVDDRGLSDSFKLTDERLDTLRRPGSKIIHNNQDGDISHVVPHFHVLSKELQPPPLAPLEQARVIQLPADNSM